The genomic window TAATGTAATTGGTAACCCTCTTAAAACTACAGGTATATTTTCATTATTATCTATTCTTTCTCTAATAAAAGCAAGTAAAACTATTGACAGCATATATCCTGATGCTGCTCCAACTCCATTAACTAAAGCTTGAATAAAATTATATCCTTCTTGTATATTAAGAGTTGCCATACCTAAAACCGCACAGTTTGTTGTAATAAGCGGAAGATATATTCCAAGAGCCTTATGAAGACCTGGTGATAATTTCTTCATTGCCATTTCAACAAATTGAACTAAAGCTGCAATAACCAATACATTGGCTATT from Clostridium septicum includes these protein-coding regions:
- the rsxA gene encoding electron transport complex subunit RsxA; the encoded protein is MELFLIFLSAMLVNNFVLSKFLGICSFLGVSKKKDAAFGMGLAVTFVMIIASIMSWLVYNEILVPLELEYLKTIANVLVIAALVQFVEMAMKKLSPGLHKALGIYLPLITTNCAVLGMATLNIQEGYNFIQALVNGVGAASGYMLSIVLLAFIRERIDNNENIPVVLRGLPITLFTAALMSIAFLGFQGLIH